Proteins from one Falco naumanni isolate bFalNau1 chromosome 2, bFalNau1.pat, whole genome shotgun sequence genomic window:
- the LOC121082907 gene encoding folate receptor gamma-like gives MAVRIGVGQVLLMLLAACTVMPTKDPLLSICMDAKHHKTKPGPEGMLYGQCAPWKDNACCTANTSSEAHKDQSNLYKFNWNHCGLMPSKCKRHFIQDTCLYECSPNLGPWIDQVDSSWRRERILHVPLCKEDCEEWWKDCKDYVTCKENWHKGWNWATGTNRCPWGSICRPFSHVFPQPKDLCEKIWSNSYKYTTERRGSGRCIQMWFDPAQGNPNVVVAKYYAWKKRTSPAWMEDETPETDKALCVLPWPLLTLLPLILLVLLERAVGPMDAGFCDCSLKGHGLNCSRCPTRRAGIDNLGLSVHTGHTLQ, from the exons aTGGCTGTGAGAATAGGAGTGGGGCAGGTGCTGCTCATGCTGTTGGCTGCCTGCACAGTGATGCCTACAAAAGACCCATTGCTGAGCATCTGTATGGATGccaaacaccacaaaactaAGCCTGGCCCAGAAGGGATGCTCTATGGCCAG TGTGCTCCCTGGAAGGACAATGCCTGCTGCACAGCCAACACTAGTTCAGAAGCCCACAAGGACCAATCCAACCTGTACAAATTCAACTGGAACCACTGTGGCCTGATGCCATCCAAGTGCAAGCGCCACTTCATCCAGGACACATGCTTGTATGAGTGCTCACCCAACCTGGGGCCCTGGATTGACCAG GTTGACAGCAGCTGGCGCCGGGAGAGGATTCTTCATGTGCCACTCTGCAAAGAGGACTGTGAGGAGTGGTGGAAGGATTGCAAGGACTATGTCACATGCAAAGAGAACTGGCACAAGGGCTGGAACTGGGCAACAG GAACAAACCGCTGTCCTTGGGGCTCCATTTGCAGACCCTTCAGCCATGTCTTTCCCCAGCCGAAAGACCTGTGTGAGAAAATCTGGTCCAACTCCTACAAATACACCACGGAGCGCCGGGGCAGTGGACGCTGTATCCAGATGTGGTTTGACCCTGCCCAGGGAAACCCCAACGTGGTTGTGGCAAAGTACTATGCTTGGAAAAAGAGAACCTCCCCTGCTTGGATGGAAGATGAGACTCCTGAAACTGACAAAGCTTTGTGTGTTCTGCCATGGCCTCTCCTGACCTTGCTGCCTCTGATCCTTCTGGTACTCCTTGAGAGAGCTGTTGGTCCCATGGATGCAGGGTTCTGTGACTGCTCCCTGAAGGGACATGGCTTGAACTGCTCCAGGTGCCCTACAAGAAGAGCTGGCATAGATAACTTAGGTCTGTCTGTTCACACTGGTCACACTCTCCAGTAA